The following are encoded together in the Anaerolineae bacterium genome:
- a CDS encoding imidazoleglycerol-phosphate dehydratase, translated as MTTARTAHIQRQTRETRVEIWLNLDGAGEADIHSGVPFLDHLLSHVAVHGLLDLRVQAQGDLEIDEHHTVEDIAIVMGQALDQALGRREGIRRMGEAHVPMDEALAFVAVDLSGRPYAVIEA; from the coding sequence CACCGCGCGCACAGCCCATATCCAGCGCCAGACCCGCGAGACCCGCGTGGAGATATGGCTCAACTTGGACGGCGCCGGCGAGGCCGACATTCACTCCGGGGTCCCGTTCCTCGACCATCTCCTTTCGCACGTGGCGGTGCATGGACTGTTGGACCTGCGGGTGCAGGCCCAGGGCGACCTGGAGATCGACGAGCATCACACGGTGGAGGACATCGCCATCGTGATGGGACAGGCGCTGGATCAGGCGCTGGGCCGGCGGGAAGGCATCCGGCGCATGGGCGAGGCGCACGTGCCCATGGATGAGGCGCTGGCGTTCGTGGCGGTGGACCTGAGCGGCCGACCGTACGCGGTCATTGAGGCC